CTGTGCGGAATCTCCGGCGTCATTTTGCCCCCTTAACCCCGCCCCCACCATCGGTCTAGACTCCCCTGCGAGCCATGGCCATGCAGAACAAAGCACTCATTGCCGAGCCCAACCAGCGGCTGGCGCAGCGGATCGGGAAAGAGCTCGAGGCCATCGGCCTTGCGGTCGATTACGTGCGCGACGGGGCGAGCGCTTTGAAGCAGCTCAGCGCCGGGGGATACCGGCTGCTGCTGACCAATCTCATCCTGCCCCAGCTCTCGGGGGCCGAACTCGTGCGGCGCCTTC
This region of Chrysiogenia bacterium genomic DNA includes:
- a CDS encoding DNA-binding response regulator; the encoded protein is MQNKALIAEPNQRLAQRIGKELEAIGLAVDYVRDGASALKQLSAGGYRLLLTNLILPQLSGAELVRRL